From Erigeron canadensis isolate Cc75 chromosome 5, C_canadensis_v1, whole genome shotgun sequence:
GGTACTCTTTTCCATTCATTTTCCccatttttcatttcatcataccaaacacctcTTTAATAATTGTAACTAGAAAATTCCGGACCCCGCGTTGCGGGGTTTTAATTGTCTTGTTGAAATGGTTACGTTATTATTCAAccgcttaattaaaaataattatgtcatgaatatgtttgtttaaaagtgtgcaagaaaaatatgtgccaaaaaaaaaagatcgaaAAAGTAAACGGAATGCAATGTGATAAAATTCGAATAATGATGCGGGATATAACATCATCCAATCAAAGAGTTCCACATGATTGTATCGTGTAAGGATATTAATGCCCATGGTGAGTGTTCATAACCATGggctttaatatatatagtaatatggACGAATAGAACAGTGTCAGCGCCCAATATATTTGTTAAGAAcacaaagcaaaaaaaactgtgaaaaaaaccaataaaaacctAAAGAATAAAACTcgaacgggatccgatatagcaaaatccaAATAGTAATGCGGAATGAAATATAAACCAACGGAACAGTGCCACGTGGCGGTGACACTGTTCATAACCTTGAGCCTTAAtgatattgtaattgtaatgtaatgtaatgtaatatgtTAAGAATTAGGACCAAGTAGAACAAAATGAGAATCAATGACAGACTTGATTGCTACTAATCTTTCAAAAAGGACTTAAAATTTATGTGTTTTCCCCCTTTATATTGTGACTTTATCTTAATGGATGAAACGTATAACATGAAGTTAAATATTTAGCATTGACATAAGCTaatcatttattatttatttgttatttttcaaataataatatttcattTGATGGTAATTAAACATTACTCATCTACTTAACTATACTTAAGTATGCAAAACAAAACAAGTTAAACAACAACAATGTACTCGTATATGAATCTTCTGAACTTCAATACTAAGATgataatttaaaacattactCGTCTACTTTAAGTAATCAAATAGGCTTTTAAGTACGATTCCACGTCACGTATCGGTCCCAATCAGAGGCGAATCTCTTTAAGGGCCCGTAGGGGCCCGAGCCACCGccgttttttttgtttagtattattaatatatCCGTATTTCgtctaaaataatttttatctaTTAAGTCGGTCTCCaaggattattttttaaaaaacttttaatacgtttaataaatttaatagtccaataaaatttacctttttggtttttataatccaAAATTAACTTAGTCcatttataattatatgttttagccTACAATTCACAATCCACGTAACAAGGTCTTCCTTCCTTTTTTGAGTTTTAGACTcccgaaaaaaataaaatttatctttttagtttttataccCGCAATTCACTTAGTCCATtcataattatatgttttagctAACAATCCACGTAAAAAGTTATTTCTCCCACAATCCACAATCCAACGCTTTTTCTCTTGGTATATTCATAAGtatttgtagttttttgttgGTTAGAAACCATGTATTGATAATTTGAATGGAAAACTTAaattattagtgttatttttgtttgatcCGATCTTATCAAGTGTAGAGTAATGCTACACTGACTAATtttttacaaactttttttaCAAACTGACGTGGATACCCACCTCGCCCATCCATGTCATTCCCTATTGTTCTAACTAtggttaatttatttttaagaaaccGATCTCTTAACTCAACATTATtgactctctttctctctcctaaaaATATAAACCTCCATCTTTTCTGTTCCCAAAATTAGAGACTCAAAAGATCTCCCTAAATACACAAACAAGATAAAACAACAAATTAGGGGTGTGAGTTTTGGatactttttaatgtttttctttGTTCTAGCGACCTCTTTCATGTTGAGGTTCTTGAGTAGCAGTTTATAAATCGGATTTGATGCCCGGTTTTCTTCATTGTTGGTGTAAATCATATTCCTTATCCTAAGAAGATTCAATCTTATATACACGTTGGTATTGAAGTTTTATTGATGGCttgaaaaaatataagtaagttaTATTTTACACCAAGTGTTTGAGGAAATTAACAATTCCTTTATAAAATTGAAATCTCAGAAAAGGATCTCTTTTTATGCAAGTGTTTATTTGGGTATGGAAAGAGATAAACAAGAGTATTAAGGCAAAAAGTGAGGATACAATATAGGCTGCTCTAGTTAGAGTATATTATTGCATTTCATATGATGAGTTAAAACTTAATGTGAATTGCAATAGTGTATTGTGATGATACTACAAATTGGGGTATGGATGGAAAGACTTTTGGGCTATTGGAAGTAATTCCACGTTTTGAAGTTAACAAGTTTTTGGATGGCAAATAATTTCTGCAAGGTTACATGTGTTTCGAAGGCTCATTGGCTCCTTTAATGTGGatattgattattttttatgtgCATGTAGTTCGATTGTTCATTTGATGCCATCGACTTTTACTActgaatatatttataaaattggttagtttttgttatgtaaGTTGAAGTTCTCTTAgtgaataatgtataatataGGCTATATTTTGTATTGCTGGTATAAGTCTAGTAGGTGGTGGGAATGTCCATCATCTATATTTGTATGAATTTTGGTGATTAATATGATAATCGGGGCATTGCTctcggtttatatatataaagcttatCGAGGGTGACGGAAACTTTCACATGACTGTCGTATCACTGAAAAAGTATGTTGATGAGCATATCAAGCTAAACCTGAAGAGTGAGTATGCCACTGGTCTGGTGGATAAACTCATTTTGATCGGGAATGGTATTGCTACAGTTCATGATCAGACTTTACTATTGTTCTTATGTCCTTTGTGCAGATTTATGCTAAGACATTACACTATCATGAATCTACAGTATATGAATTAACGATGTTTCTACAACATTTTAGTCACATATAAGTATCTAAATTGTCTTTTTTGATAACCAAATGATTTACAATGGGGTCATTTGTGCCAAAAACATACAGGTAGCATTTCAAGTTGGCTCAAACACTAGAAACCATACTTAAAGTTTACTCTTAAATTGTCTTTTTCATGATATGCCACAAGCACCACCTAACAAAAAAGtagtatatatgaaaaaaatagtttataaaCTTATCATTTAAAAGATTTATGAACAAAGGCAAACTAGTTGCTGTTAATTGACCATTTTCTATAAAATTGCAATGGCTTGTAAATACATAAAGTATACTAACTAGTTGGGAAGGAAAAAAGATATCACCTATGACGTGCATCAGGAAACACCATTTGTATTGCGTTCTTCATTGCTTGGTCCTGATCTGTGATAATGGCTTTTGGAGGACGTCCACACATACAAGCAAGCCATGACTGGAATAGCCATTTGAATGTCTCAGTATCTTCATTTGAAATCAATCCGCAACCAAGCAATATTGATTGTCCATGATGATTTACTCCTACAAGTGGAGCCATTGGCATCTCATACTCATTTGTTAGATATGTTGTATCGAATGTGACCACATCCCCAAATTCCTCATAAGCTGCTCTACTCCTCGCATCAGCCCAAAACAAACTCCTTAGTCGATTTTCCTCATCTAAATCCCATGTGTAAAAGAAGTCACGATCAGAAGATTGAACCTTCGTGAAATAACTTTGAATTGCTTGAGCATCACCTTCTCCAAATATCAACCGTTTGACCTTATCAATGTAGTTGCGGCAATCCTTTTCTGTAAATGGTACATTTTCATATCCCCCACTCTCCACGACAAAGGTATTGAAACCCTTATTCATTCTTACCCTAGCTCTTTGATATATCTCAAGTCGTCTTTTGACATTTCGGTTTACGAACCTATGACACCGATAAAAACGTCCTTTACTTGGACTAAACGGATGATTGTGTTTGAGTTCAACTTTAGACACATTCCATTTTTTATCATTGCCAAGAACTGCATTAACTTTTGCTGGGCAATTTGTTTTCGAAACGGGTCGAGGGTTCAAGatatttttcgattttgagACCGACTTCCCAGCCCGATTACATGAAATAGTTGCATACTTTCTCTCATCATTGGTATAAGACTTTCGCGAAGACCTCTTGTACACTCCAAATCCTTTCTTTTTCCCATAATATGCGTAAAACCTAGCAAGCTCTTCAATAGTATCAAAGGTCATGCCAATCTTTGGCTCTTCAATATCGTCATCATGGTTAAAAGTGCTGTTACTTTTGTCTTGGGAAATACTCTCTTCATGTTGTTCACCTACATCAGCACTTATCTCACACGTAGTTTCTTTTTCATGGCCAATTTGATGCCTACAATGAACcacaattattttaaattaatttttgagCAACTTAACATAGTCTAGCCCATTTTTCAATGTTATATCATTACTCGAATTCAACATGAACTAAATCAGACTGTCTTTTATATCACTACTTTCATTAAATTTTGAGCAGCTTAAAACGAAGTTGTCTTTTATCGCTAAAGTCTCATAGCATTTGTAATATAAAGCTGCATGATTTTTGCGAGTGTAGTTCCAACAGAAAACTAAATCAAGcctgtaatatatatatatatatataatatatatatatatatatatataacttactcATTTACATCCTCAAAACACTGAAACTGCTTAGATTTTGATGATGACTCGGGGTAATGGCCTTTGATCAGAATCCCGTGATAACCCTTGATCATAATTTGGTGATAACTCTTGATCAGAATTCGATAAGAACCCTTGACCAGAGTCAGATAATAACCCATCATCTTCTGAcggagaagaaagaaaagaggagCGATCTGATAATACGTCTTCATCACTTAATGGAGAAGAAAAGGATGAATATTCATTCATGTTGAGAAGCAGTTTTTTTGGTGTAGACGGAAGAGAAGATTATGTTGATATTATGGAGGGAGAAAAAGAATATTGATTACGATGAGTTTATTTGACCTAGGTTAATTAACCTTGTTTAAGTAAAATAAGGAATGACATGGATGGGCCAGGTGGGTATCCACGTCAGTTTGTAAAAATAGGTTTGTAAAAAATTAGTTAGTGTAGCATTACTCTTAAATTTTTTGGCCCCCACTGCTAAAACTTTTAAGATCTGTCACTGATCTGATATAACGATACTTGTCTCGAAAATTCTCCAAAATATGGTACCGATTCCGATCTAATTTGAAATTCGATACCACATTCCGCTGGGATGTCCTAAAACCAATCCCGACTATCAACAAAAGTGTATCACTTTCTGGTACCGAAATCGAGAGGATCCAAACTTGGGGAATTATGCACATctaggggaaaaaaaagaaagataggGACTTCATGAAACAGTTTTGAGAAGAACAGGTAGTGGATAtgtaaataaagaaaagaacatGTATCATGTGAGGTGACGGATTAAAACAGGATTTTTGTATatgaattattattagtattatatattatactatacaAAATCTGATCTGATCTGATCTGATCTGATCACCACTCATCGATCTTTGCCATCTGCCCCAATCTCCTCTTCATCAATTCCCAATTCCAATTAACCCAAattttaagagaaaaaaaataaacaaagagaAAGCAAAGATGAACGATGCAGATGTATCAAAGCAGATTCAGCAGATGGTTAGATTCATCCGCCAAGAAGCCGAGGAAAAAGCCAACGAGATCTCCGTTTCCGCTGAAGAAGTAATTTTTATCACTCTTTATTTTCTATTTCAATTTCATTATAATAATCTTATTTATTGAAATATGATGATTTTCTATTCAGGgtttagttaaataaataaactaacatCGTGATCatagtatttaaattaatatatatatatatatatatttactattcAATTATAGTTAAATTCATTTGTAGATTCTGTTAGAAGCCGTGGTTAAGTTtgtgctatatatatatgatgatgagaTAAGATGGCAATCTGTTTGTTAGTTTACGGATTTAGTTTGTCGACAGGAATTCAACATTGAGAAGTTGCAATTAGTGGAGGCCGAGAAAAAGAAGATCCGGCAAGAGTATGAGCGTAAACAGAAACAAGTCGAAGTTCGTAAGAAAATGTATAACTCAactttatgttatttttgtaGTTACAATTTCATGCGGTTTGCTTGTTTTGAGACAATTCTATATTTGCTTTAGGCTAAGTAGTAGCATTGTACTGCGCAATGCCGCTGACAGATAGTTTAGGTAGTTTTTTGGGCTTGTTAAAATTTAAGTTCTAGAATTAAGTTagaatatttgattttataattcCCGGACTGTTATGGATGGTGGCCGGTGGTAGTGCCGGCGAAAAGGTGCTGTGTTACTTTCTGATTGGTGTGACGTACTCTTAAAGGGGGATGGGTCTTATGCTTTTAATGATGTTGTACTGTAGAAAttttgatatagatatagataatatgtACAAGTTGTTAGGTTTTGTAATATGATTTATATACGTTAAATAGTTTGGTGACACTGGTCAGCCATCATgtgtttagttttatttttaagtctTGAGATTACAGTATTATGTTACAGTTGTTTGTTCAATGAGTATTGAAAAGGATTTTATTGCTAAGTATAGTGTATCTGATTGCTTTTTACGATGTTTGTTGTAGTGAATATTCCATGCAGCTCAATGCTTCTCGTATCAAGGTTCTTCAAGCACAGGATGACTTGGTTACTGCCATGAGAGAGACAGCATCAAAGGATCTTTTGAATGTCAGCCATCAGAAGTTTCAACACCATCATAACTATGAAGGACTGATGAAATCTCTCATTGTCCAGGTACTAATTGAACATGACCCATATGAGAGAAATTTTTTAATACCATATGATGGCACAACACCATATTGCCTAGAGCCCTAAAGGTTAAAGACTTCCACTTGATGAAATTTATTGAAAAGTGTAAGAGGATACGCTACTGTATGCCACATGTGATACCCATACCTTTGAGTgttgtgttttttctttttttttatcgtttATGAATC
This genomic window contains:
- the LOC122601787 gene encoding protein FAR-RED IMPAIRED RESPONSE 1-like, which codes for MNEYSSFSSPLSDEDVLSDRSSFLSSPSEDDGLLSDSGQGFLSNSDQELSPNYDQGLSRDSDQRHQIGHEKETTCEISADVGEQHEESISQDKSNSTFNHDDDIEEPKIGMTFDTIEELARFYAYYGKKKGFGVYKRSSRKSYTNDERKYATISCNRAGKSVSKSKNILNPRPVSKTNCPAKVNAVLGNDKKWNVSKVELKHNHPFSPSKGRFYRCHRFVNRNVKRRLEIYQRARVRMNKGFNTFVVESGGYENVPFTEKDCRNYIDKVKRLIFGEGDAQAIQSYFTKVQSSDRDFFYTWDLDEENRLRSLFWADARSRAAYEEFGDVVTFDTTYLTNEYEMPMAPLVGVNHHGQSILLGCGLISNEDTETFKWLFQSWLACMCGRPPKAIITDQDQAMKNAIQMVFPDARHR
- the LOC122600258 gene encoding V-type proton ATPase subunit E-like, which codes for MNDADVSKQIQQMVRFIRQEAEEKANEISVSAEEEFNIEKLQLVEAEKKKIRQEYERKQKQVEVRKKIEYSMQLNASRIKVLQAQDDLVTAMRETASKDLLNVSHQKFQHHHNYEGLMKSLIVQGLLRLKEPSVLLRCRKEDEHVVHSVLHAAKAEYAGKTHVHEPEIIVDTIHLPSAPSHKDPHALSCSGGVVLASRDGKIVFENTLDARLDVIFRGKLPEIRRLLFSQVAA